TCTTCCGGCGAGATGGCGTGAAATTCGGCACTTGCGAGTTCGATCCCGTCGTCGATGGTCACCTGTGGGGGAAAGTGCTGAGAGTAAACCCGCCGGACCGGCGTGCTATCGAGTTCTTCGAGCAAGTGTTCGACCGCGAGTTTCCCGACGTGGCCGACGCCGGGTAGCCCTTCGATCAGCACCGGCGACTCCAGATCTACCGCTTCGAGTGTCTCGATTTCGTACTCGTCCATACGGTCTATTCCCGATTGGCGCGCTTAAGTGCGCGTCGATACTCGCCGTACGGATCTTCCGGAGAGAAGGGTGCAGGAGCAGTGTTTTCGGTCGGTGCTCCACATTCGGGGCAGGAATCGGCCAGCGTGTACACCGGGCGTTCGTGGCGATCGCTCCAGACCGCACACACCCGGATGTCGGCTTTCATTCCTCGTCGGTATTGCGCTCGCGGTGGAAGTGGCCGGTGCCACCGTAGTCGGCGATCGTGTCGGCGGCCCGCTGTGCGCTGTCTTCGAGGGCCGTCTCGGCGGTCTTGTAGTCCGGGGCCTGGACCTCGATGCGGTACTCGGGCGCACCGACGTAGGTCACGTCGAGGTCGATCTCCTCGGACACGTCTCCGTCCCCTTCGGCCGCCTGCAAGGCCTCTTTGACTCCATCGACGCCGTCTTTGTCAGGACAGGTCAGGTCGACGTAGCCGGTGACTTTGACGTACGGCACCGAGACGTTCTCGCGAGCCGTCTGGACGATCGCTTCGATATCTTCCTCGTCGAGGTCGGTGTCTTCGAGCGCTTCCGTGCCGTGGATGGCGGCCTGCTCGAAGCCGTCGTACATCGAGCCGAACCCAGAGAGGAGTTCCTCGGCGATGGCACCGTACGTGTCGTCTTCGATGTCCTCGCCGAAGGCGATTGTCATCCAGTTGTCTGCCTTCTGTTCGTTTTTCCACTCCTGGATCTTCTCTTTGCGCTGGTGATCGTTGACGTCCTTGATCGAGAGATCGATCTGCTGGGCGTCCCGATCGACATCGAGGACCTTCGCGACGACGGTCTGGCCTTCGTTGACGTGGTCGCGAACGTTTTTGATCCATCCGGAGGCGACCTCGCTGATGTGGGCCAGCCCGCGCTTGTCGTCATACTCCTGGAGGTCGACAAAGACACCGAAGTCCTCGATCTCGTCGACGCGACCGACGACGAGTTCGCCTGGATCGGGCCAGCCACTGAACTTCATCGTTGCTCGACGGCTTCGATCACGTCGCCTTCGATTGCAGCCTTGCCACCAGTCGGGCGGACCAGCGTGTGTCCACAAACCGCACACGCGATCTCGCTTGCGGCCTTGCCGAAGACGACCTGTTCGTTCTCACAATCCGGACAGCGGACGCTGTAGAAGTTCCCCGCCATTGTTATTCCTGGAACTCCAGTCGACCGGCGCGCCATCCTTCACGGAGGTGGGCGTTGCCACACTCCGCACAGCGGTAGGTCAGGTTGGTCTTTTTGGTCGGCTTGTCGCCACCGGGGACCTTCGAGAATTTGCCGCTGTTCCCGATACCCGATTGGCGCTCGCGCTGTCGACCGTTGACTTTCGTCATTCCCGTGGCCCGGCCCTGACGGACTTTCTCAACCTCGTGTTCGTGGTGTTCGTTGCAGTTGGGACAATAGGTGTTAAACCGGCGTGGCATCTCCATGATATCGACCTTGCGGGTGGATTGGTCAGCCCCGCTTAAAACCCGTTTGGTTCCGAAGCGCCACAGCCGTGGGACGTGGGCCGTTCACACACCAGATCCGTCCCATTGCTCTGGCCACATTGTGGCCTCCGAAGCGCTTAATGCTGTCATGGGCGAAGTCCGGCCAACTGTATGATGCGACTTATCGTCCGTGGCGATCCCGGGATCCGAAAGGGTGCAACTATCGAATACGACGGCGAGCAGTACGTCTGTTTCGGGATCACTCGCCAGGGTGACTGGCACGGGCCGGATCGCCCACAACTGTGGTGTACGATCGGCACGGAAGACGAACAAGAGGACTTCGAACTGCGGAATTTCATCCCGATGCACTTAGCGACCGAAAGTACCGACGCCGAGGCGATCACGGTCCTCGAAGCGGCCTGAGTCTCGTTTTACGACGGCGATCCGTCCAGCGCTGCCTGATCGACCCGATAGAGCGTCACGTCTCCGAACCGCTCTTCGACGGTGACTGCATCCAACTCCTGGATCGTCGTGTCGGAGTACGCTTCACGTTCGAGCGGACCGACGTAGATCAGCTCGACGTCGTAGGCCGCGAGGAGTGACCGCTGGCGGGCGGGCGGACCAGTGAATATCGTTTCGACGTCGCCGACCCGATCCCAGTAGGCGTCAGTCCCGCGATAGCCGACCTCGTGGACCCAGCCCGCGAGCGTCGGCACACCGGTCAGGCTCGACGGTGCGTTGACCCACTGGTAGATATTTGTTCCGGGCTTCGTAACCATGTTCGGCTGCCCCTCGACGTTCTCATCTATCCACTGGATCGCGTCGTACTCGTTGGGATGGTACGTTTCGGCGAACGCGAGCGCGTCGAGTGTCGGGTCGTCAGTCTGGGCGTACCCACCATCCGCCCGGAAGTGGTTCGCCATAGCCAGGCCACCGTATATCGATGTCGACACCAACAAGATGGCCGCCAGGACGCTGAAACCACGTCGCCAACGCGGTCCATCGAAGCCAAGTGATGGGCGTCGATCGGCGAACAGCCCGACCAGTGCAACTCCCATGGCCGTCGCCAGGAGTACCCAGATCTGCATGTAGGTTTTGAAGACGGTGTTCATTCGGCCCGGCCCGGCCTGTTCTTTGACGTAGACGAACTCGACGAGCAGCGCCAGCCCGATCCCACCGAGAATCAGGACCGTCTCGAATCCGGGCGTCGGCAACTCGTCGTACTCGCCGAGTCGTCTGAGTAGCCACCCGACGATCAGCAGGGGCACGAACAGCGCGACGGCTGCAGCATCGACGACCACCGAAAGGATGACGATCATGCCCACCAGCCCTACTGCCCGGAGCGGTCGACGGAGCTGTGGTCTCGCGTAGCGAGCGTAATACAGCGCGAAAACTGCCAGGAACGCCCCGTGGACGATCACGAGGACGCCCAGCCCACTGCGCTCCGGGAGCCAGCCGATCCCGCGCTGGCCACTGGCTGCCTGTAGCCAGAAGGGCAGGGATACCACGCCCCCGATCGCCAGCACGCCGACGCCGGTGATGACCGCGAGGGTGTGTCGAGTGAGTTCATCTCGGACCCAGCCACCGGCGTCGGTCAGCTTCTTCGCCCGTGTGGGGAGCAACGACGTCGGGCTGGCCGGCGCGAGGGCAACTGTCAGCACAGTCAAGCCGCCGATCGAGGGGAACGACCACGTGTTCACGACGGCGAGCATCGCTGCCAGTGGCCCAAGCGCTCCGAGTAGTCCGAGCCGACGACCCCGGGACTCGGCGGGCGTCCGGTAGTAGCCGTACAGTATCGTCGCGCCTAGCAACAGGAAGGGCGTACTCATCATGTGGGCGTGCATGTCGCCGTTGAGCCAGCCGAACAGCGGGAACTCGTTGATCGTCCCTGGGATGATGCGACTCGCCGTCCAGTAGTTGAACTCGCTGAGACTGATCGCCACGCCCCGCAGTTCGAACCCGAGTATCCCAGCGACCGCCTCCGAGATCGCTCCTGGCAATACCAGGAGGATCAGCTTCGCGGGAACGAGCAGGTTACTCGCAAAGCCGACGAAAAGCGCCGACGCGCCGCCGGCGAGACGTGCGGGGTAGCCCCGATGTGCAGCGATAGACTTCCCCAGTCCGTAGGCTGCCGTGACCACCATCGCGTAGAAGCCCGCGTGTGCGAGATTGTATGCAAATCGCGCCGAGGTGTTGGTCAGCCGCGCCAGCAACGACGCCACCAGATGCCCGCCGTAGTAGTACTGCACCGACTCGCCTGCGAACCACATGTCTTCCGGTGGGAGCGTGTTCGCCCGCAGCAGCGACTGGAGTAGCCCGAAATCCAGGAACTTCTCGCCACCGCCGGGATGAACGGCTGGGTCGACTGCTCTGACCGCCACCATGAACAGAAATGCGACGGTGAACACAGCCGCCGTTTCGAGATATATCGAGCGGTCGATCTCGGAGCCACGCAGACGGGCGACGATAGCGAGCCCACCCAACACGGCGATCCCAGCCAACAGCCCAGTGTCGATCGACACACGCCCGAGTACGTAGGTCACGATCCAGACGATCGCAATCGCCGCTGGGATCGCAACGCCGGCACCGCGATCGTCGAGGCGCGACAACACCGCACCAGTGATCGACATACCGATAGCGAGCAGTCCCAGATAGGCGACCAGCCAGACGACGACGGACCCGAATTCCATCACACGCGACAACGAGGAAGTTCCCTAAACGTCTTGTGAAGTCCCCGCCGAGTGTGGTCGGGAATTCGAACTGTTTTTACTCGTTCCCGTGAACGCACAGTCAATGAGTCGGTCCGTCGGACTCGTCGTGCCGGCCTATCGCCCTGACGTCCCTGCCCTCGAATCGTACGTGGCCGCCATCCGTTCTGAGGTCGATCTCGCGACTGTGCGTATCGAGATCGACGACCCGCGCGAGGAGACGATCGAGCAGCTTGACGCCCTCGACGTCAGTGTCAACGCCGTCCCGTACCGACGCGGGAAGGGTGCGGCAATCACCACGGGGTTCGAAGCCCTCGAAACGGATGTCTTCGCCTTCGCCGACGCCGACGGGTCGACGCCTGCTGAGTCGCTCGCAGCCGTCATCGAACCGGTGGCGGCTGATCAGGTCGACCTTGCGGCTGGATCGCGCCGCCATCCTGAAGCCACTATCCAGTCACATCAGACGTTCGCCCGGCGCTTTCTCGGCGATGGGTTCGCGTGGTTCGCTCGTCGAATGCTCGATGCCGAACTCCACGATTACCAGTGTGGGGCCAAGGCACTCTCAGCCTCGGCGTGGGCAGACGTTCGGGGCCATCTCTTCGAGCCTGGCTTTGCCTGGGATGTCGAACTGGTGGCGATCGCTGGTGCATTAGACCTCCGCATCGCGGAAGTGCCGATCACTTGGGAGGACAAGCCCGGATCGACAGTCTCGCCTGTTCGGACATCGCTCGATCTAGCTGGGGCCGTCTTCGCGGCTAGACATCGCGCCAAGCGGCTCAGAGACAGTCGTCTGCACCAGATGATCGCCTCACAGCGAAGTGACGCAACCGCACTCATCGACCGGGAGAGTCAATGACTGACGCTGATTCGCGATTCGGTCGGCACGTCGCATCGCTCCTTTCGGGGGCTCGGTTCGGAAAATTCGTTTCAGTCGGCGTGATCGGGGCGATCAGCGACAACACTGTCCTGGCCATCCTCGGGCTCGGCTTTGCAGTCCCCGAGATGTGGGCCAAGGCAGCAGGAATCGAAACGGCCATCCTCGTTATGTTCGCGGTCAACGAGCGCTGGACGTTCGCCACCGAAGGGACCTCGGGAACGCGAGCGCTTCTCGGGCGCCTCGTGCGATCTCATCTGGTTCGGTCCGGTGGCGTCGCCGTCCAGTTGAGCATCTACTGGGTGTTGACACAGCATCTCGCAGTGACGTTGTACGTCTTCGGGACGGACCTGTGGTTCCTCGCTGCGAGTCCGATCGCCATCGCCGTTGCGATGGTCGTCAATTACGTTTTCGAGAGCCTGTTCACTTGGCAAGTCCACCGTGACGGGGAGGTTGCCGAGCACGGGAAGAAGTAACGGACGGCATCCGAATCACAACCCTTAATGCTCGACCGGGAATACCAAAAGATAGCGGGATGGGATAGCCAGGAGATTCCGGCGGGCTCATAACCCGCAGATCGGTAGTTCAAATCTACCTCCCGCTATACTTTTGCCGCTCACAAACTCGTGGGCGACGAATATTTCATGGAGTCGATTTGAAGTAGACGACGAGAAAGCGAAGCGACCGCCGTTCGGGCAGTTCAGATCGACCGCCCGCTATTTTCTGTCCCGCACAACATCGTGAGCGACGAGGGGGGTTGCGTCCAGGCTGTGCGAGTCGACCGGGACTAACGGTTCAGGTCGGTAGTGCAGGTACCGATCGGTCCCCTTCGAACGAAACGGTAGGAGTCTTATCCGTCGCCGTTCTCGTCGATGACGACGACTTCCATGTCTTCGACGTCGACGTTGATGAGCGTCTTGACGTCGAGGTCCGAATCTGCAACCTTGTTTTCGCCACCGACTTTCTTGATGACGGCAACGATGTCGACGATATCGGCACCGATCTCTTCGAGCGCGCCGGTAATGCCGACGAGCGTGCCGCCAGTCGAGAGCACGTCGTCGAGAACGAGCACCTTGTCGCCCTCGTAGACGTCGTTGACGTACATCTCGCTCTCGGAGTAGCCGGTGACCTGCTGTAGGGAGACCTCTCCCTCGAGGCCATATTGGCGCTTGCGGATGACTACGAGCGGGATGTCAGTCATCAGCGAGACAGCCGTCGAGATGTGGATGCCCATCGCTGCGGGCGTGACGATCTTGTCGACGTCTTCGAGTTCGGCCTTCCGGATGATCCGGATGACGATTTCCCGAAGGAGTTCGGGCCGAAGCATCGGGACGCCATCACTGATCGGGTGGATGAAGTACTGGTACTCTCCTTTCTCGATGACCGGAGCGTCGAGCAACGACTGCTTGAGCCGATCCATGCTGGCGATACTGTACCCGCAATTAAAAGTACCACGTAATCAATCGAGATTTCCGAAGCGTGGGAACGAGACCTTTGACCGCGGCCAGACCAACCGACGGATCGCGATTAGAGCAACGCCACGACTACTAATCCGAGCGTAACGAGTCCTGCCAACACGAGAATGCCGATTCCGATTCCTGCACGTAGGTAGATCCGCGCCGGGGGTTCCTGGCCACGCCAGTTGTCGCTTACTGCCCCCGCAGGCAGCGTCCGCGCAGCGCGGTGGACAAACACGTCGGGGTTGCGAGCGGTCCACATCGCCGTCTCGGCGGTCCGGACGACGAGGCGATCGACCGCGGCGTAGGTTTCAGTGACGCCCACGACAAGGGCACGGATGCCGTAGAATGTGCCGGGGTTGTACAGCGCGTCGATATCCGGGACGGCCCCGCCGACTTTTTCCAGAGGCTTCTTCAGGACGATGAAGCCCACGACGCCGGCCACGGCGAGCGCGACGCCTTCGACGATGTGATCGACTGTGTAGGTCTGATAGACGTGTGAGACGACGTCACCGTCTGTCACGTCGAAGGGCAGCAGGGCGAACAGTGCACCGTCGAAGACACCGAAGAAGACACACAACGCGGCGACGACGACCATCGCGGCGCTCTGACCGAGGTTGGCATCGGCAACGGGGCCGTCGTACTCACCGTGCAAGAATGCGTAGTAGCCAAACTTGATGAAGGATAGGAACGTACCGATCCCGCCCAACAGGAGGAGCCACTCGAGGGTGTGGAAGTCGCCGAATGCGAGTGGTCCCGCCGGGAAGTCGTAGTGACTGCCAGAGATAATCATCCCTTTGCTGACGAACCCGTTGAACAGGGGGAACCCGGCGATCGACAACGCGGCGACGGTGAAGGCGACGGCGGTCAGGGGCATCTCCTTGCCCAGTCCGCCCAGCTTCTTGAGGTTCTCGCGGCCGGTCCGGTAGATTACGACGCCGGCAGTCATGAACAGCAGGCCCTTATAGAGGATGTGGTTGAAGACGTGGGCGAACGCCCCAGCCTGGGCCAGGGCCGTCCCGATGCCGACGCCGGCAACCATGTAGCCGACCTGCGATTGGATGTGATAGGACAGCAGTCGGCGCATGTCGTTTTGCAGTAGGGCCATCCCGGCCCCGAAGACGGCCATCACGCCGCCCATGTAGGCGATCGCGAGTTCGCCCTCGGGGAACGCGCGGTACATGCCGTAGACGCCAGTCTTGGTCGTGTAGACACACAGGAAGACGCTGGCGGCGACGTGCGGGCGCGGGTAGGTATCGGGCAGCCAGGCGTGCAGACCGACGAACCCGACGTTGACGCCGATGCCCAGTGCTGCCAGTGCGGCCGGGAGCCCGGCGGTGATGCCCGCGGTCTCGGGACCGCCCGGGACGGCGGCGAACAGGAAGGTTCCGGTCTCGACGAAGTGCCAGACGATGGCGGCCATGAACAGGCTACCGCCCAGGCCATGCAGGAGAGCGTATCGGAAGCCTGCCCGGACGGCCCGGCCGCCGTAGTCCCAGACCAGCAGCGTGCTCGTGATGGCCATCAACTCCCAGAAAAACAGCAGCGTGAGCCAGTCGCCCGCGAAGACCGCCCCGAGGCTCGTCGCGACGTAGGAAAGCGCGAAGGCGGTCTGGCGGGTCTCGGCGTCGCTGGCCCAGGAATACAGCACGGCGACGGTCCCGATAAATCCGAAGATCAGGCCCATCAGCCGGGAGAACGAATCGACGTGCAACAGGACGGCCTCAAAGCCCAGGAACGGGACCTGGTAGTAGGTCCCTGCGGGCACGAGCCAGGCCCAGCCAGTGACGGCGGCGGTCGCGAGCGCACCGAGAGCGTGACCCGTCCGTCTACCTAGCCACGGGACGATCAGCGCGACGGCGAACACCACAACTCCCGGGACGACAGCATCCAGCATCAGACCAGCACCCCCGTGGCAGCCTCAACGATGTCGACGACGAGTTCGAGGAAGACCGCCTGTGAAGGGACGATCCCGAGGATGACGGCCCCGGTGGCCACCCCCAGAATCGGCCCGAGCATGAACCACGTCGTCTCGGTCATCGGCGTGCGGCGCTCCCAGCCGCCTTCCGGCGGGCCGCCGTGGTGGCCGTCGGCGACGTGATCGACGTGTTCGGGGTGCTCGTCGGCGTCAGATACGTCCTCGACGTGCTCCCCTTCGATCTTCTCACCCCCGCCGTCTGCGACCTGCCCGCCGTCAGCCACTGCCCGCCCGCCCAGCGGGTTCTCGATCAGGGGCTTGGTCCCAACGGCGTCCTCGCTCTCGAAGAAGGCCTGGTAGACGATCGGCCAGAAGTACGCGATGTTGAGCACGCCCGAGACCAGCAACGCCAGCGCGAACACGACCTGATCGGCCTGGAGACTGCCGATCAGGAGGTACCACTTGCTGACGAACCCGGCCAGCAGGGGGATCCCGGCCATGCCCAGCGCGGCAACGCCGAAGGCGGCCATCGTCGCGGGCATGCGCTTGCCGATGCCGGCCATCTCGCTGATATCGTCAGTGTGGGTCTCGACGTGGATCGCGCCCGCACAGAAGAACAGTGTGAGCTTCATGAATGCGTGAGCAGGGATGTGTAGCAGTCCGCCGACCAGAGCGTAGGGGCCGAGCACGCCCAGCCCGAGAACGATGTATGACAGCTGGCTGATCGTCGAATAGGCCAGCCGGCGCTTGAGGTTGTCCTGGCGGAGCGCGATCACGCTCGCCGTGAGCAAGGTAAAGGCTGCGACGGCTGCGAGCACGACGCCAACGCCCAGATCCGCGACGGCCTCGGGGCCAAAGACATCCAGCACGACCCGGGCGATGCCAAAGACACCGCTCTTGACGACGGCGACAGCGTGTAACAGTCCGGAGACGGGCGTCGGCGCGACCATGGCGTCGGGCAGCCAGGAGTGAATCGGCATCAGCGCCGCCTTGACGCCGAAGCCGGTCGCAAGCAGTGCAAAGGCCACCCGCGCGAGCGCCGGGTCCGCTGCGATATCGGCGATCCCGCCCGCGGTGAAGGCGACGGTGCCGGTCATCGTGTAGACCAGCACTGTCCCAGCCAGGGCGGCGACGCCCCCACCGAAGGTGTAGGCGAGATACTTCCGGCCAGCCGCCCGTGCCTCGCTCGTCTCGTCGTGGGTGACTAAGGGGTAAGTCATCACCGTCAGCAACTCATAGAAGACGTACAGGACCACCAGGTTCGGGGCGAAGGCGACCCCGACGGCCGCCGAGAGGCTGCCCGCGAAGGAAGCGAAGTACCGCGTCTGGGCGTGTTCCTCGAGGCCACGCATGTAGCCGATACTGTAGAAACTCGTCGCGATCCAGAGCATGCTCGCGAGTAGCGCAAAGAGCACACCCAGCGCGTCCGCCCGGAGGGCGAACTCGATCCCGGGAACGATTTCGCCGAGGTTCGTCACGTACGTGTCGCCGGCGAGGACGCCCGGGACCATGCTCCCGATCAGTCCGAACTTGAGCACGGCGACGAGGATCGTCCAGGATTCCCGGACGTTGGGTCGTTTCCCGGACGCCAAGATTACGAGTGCTCCGAGTGCCGATACGAGGACGGCCGCAAGCGGTCGCAACGAGAGTATCTCGGTCATGCAGGTCCCTCCATTGTCGTCATACGATCACCCTCTCGAGCGTCGGTTCGAGCAGCGATTCGAAGATCGGTCCGGCGAACCCGAGCGCGACGGCCAGAATGGCCGCCAGAACGACGACGCCGATCATACCGAGCGAGACCGGGCGGTCGTCGGCCGATTCGACGCCGCCGTCGGCAGCGACGTCGGTGTCCTCAGCAACGGCTGCCTCCGCGGTGTCTTCGAGGGGCTCGGCGACGAACATCCGTTCGAGCAGGCGGCCGAAGTACGCGAGCGTCAACAGTGCGCTGGAGACGAGGACCGGGGCGACGACCCAGGCCCCGCCCTCGACCGCGCCGAGGACGATGTTCCACTTCCCGAGGAACCCGACCGTCGGTGGGACGCCGACCATCGCGATGGCCAGGACGGCAAAGGCCACCGCAGGGACGGGCGCCCGCCGAGCCAGTCCGCGGTACCCGTCGACGGTCCGTGCACCGGTCGACAGTGCGATCACGCCGGCAGCGAGGAACAGCCCCCCCTTCATGATCGCGTGACCGACGAGGTGGATCGTCCCGCCCAGAACCGCGGTCTCGTTGGCGATCGCGAACGCGGCGATCACCAGCCCGAACTGCGAGACCGAGGAGTACGCGAGCATGCGCTTGACCTCCGTCTGCATCACCGCCAGGGCGCTGCCAGCGATCACGCTGAGTGCGGCGATCCAGACGACGGCAGTCTGGAGGATCGGGTTCGCTGCGAGGAACTCGACGGTAAAGACCGTGAGGATCGTCCGCGCGAGTGCGTAGGCCGACACTGTCGAGACCAGCGCCGCGACGTACGCGGAGACGCTGTCCGGGGCGAACCTGTAGGCGTCAGGTTGCCAGACGTGCAGCGGATAGATCGCGGTCTTGACCGCCAGGCCGCCGACCATCAACACGAACGCCGCCTGGACGAGCGTCGCGTCGTAGCCGACAGCGGCCAGCTGGTCGGCGAGGTCGATCATGTTCAGGGTCCCCGTCGCGATGAACGCGTAGCCGACCCCGAGCAGGTAGATCGACGCACCGACTGTCCCGATGATGAGGTACTTCAGCGCGGCGACGGCCGCCCGACCGGACTCCCCGCTCGCGATCAGTGCGTAGGTAGCCAGGCCGGTGATCTCTAAGAAGACGTAGAGGTTGAACGCGTCGCCGGTCAGGGCCATTCCGGAGAGTCCTGCCAGCAATAGCAGGTACTCGGCGTAGAAGGCCGACGAACGCGGCCCGGCCCGGCGAGCGTAGACGAGCACACCAGCAGCGACAACCGCGACCAGCAGTGCCACGATCGCCGAGAGGCCGTCGACGACGAGTTCGATGCCCGCGGGCGGGGCGAACCCGGCGAGTTCGTACCGGATGCGTCCACCGGTCGCGACAAGCCAGGCCAGGGTCGCTGTGACGGCGACCTGTCCGATGGCGACGACGGCGGCGATCGGCCAGCCGACCCGATCGAAGCGGATCCCGACCGCGATAGCCAGCGCCGCCCCGACGATCGGGAGCGCGACCGGCAGCACAGCGAGATCACTCATTGGCCAGTACCTCCCGGAGGGTGTCTTCCTCCAAGGTCCCGTACTCCCGATAGATCCGGACGATCAACGAGAGTGCGACGGCTGTCAGGCTCACACCGACGACGATCGCCGTCAGAATGAGGACGTGCGGAAGCGGACTGACGTAGGTCGCCTCCGCGCCGCCGTGGCCGACGATCGCCGGCACGCCATCCTCGACGTAGGCCGAAGAGATGAAAAACAGGAAGATGCCCGTCTGAAAGATGTTCATCCCGATGACCTTCTTGACGAGGTTCGGCGACCGGATCATCACGTAGACCCCGATCGCGAGCAACACGACCATCGCCACGTACCCGTACCGGGCGAGTAATGCGTCGATCATGCCTCATCGACCTCCTCGGAGACGCCTGCAGCGAGCAGGAAGAACAACGACGTGATCACGCCTGCGACGGTCGCACCGATCCCGAGTTCGACGAGTTCGATCCCGTACTTGCTGGCGTGATGGATGCCGTAGACGGGATACTCGAGAAAGCTACCGCCGAGAACGATCGCACCGAGTCCGACGACGGCGAAGACGACGACGCCGGTGACGGCCGCGATCGCGAGCAGCGAGGACCCGAGCCACTCGCGGGTCGGTTCGATTCCGTAGGCAAAGGCGAGCATGAGGATCACTGCGCCGGCGATCACGCCGCCCTGGAACCCCCCGCCAGCGGATTCGGCACCGTGGAACATCACGAACAGGCCAAAGGCGAGGACGAACGGGGCGACGACTCTGACGGTCGTCATGATGATCGGACTCTCGACGTACGTCGAGGGCGTTTCCTCACTACTCATGCAAACACCTCCCGTTTGAGGACGACCAGCAGTGCTGTCCCGGCGGCGAAGACGACGACCACCTCGCCGAA
The sequence above is drawn from the Halorhabdus sp. CBA1104 genome and encodes:
- a CDS encoding RNA-protein complex protein Nop10 → MKADIRVCAVWSDRHERPVYTLADSCPECGAPTENTAPAPFSPEDPYGEYRRALKRANRE
- a CDS encoding HAH_0734 family protein, encoding MMRLIVRGDPGIRKGATIEYDGEQYVCFGITRQGDWHGPDRPQLWCTIGTEDEQEDFELRNFIPMHLATESTDAEAITVLEAA
- the hpt gene encoding hypoxanthine/guanine phosphoribosyltransferase, coding for MDRLKQSLLDAPVIEKGEYQYFIHPISDGVPMLRPELLREIVIRIIRKAELEDVDKIVTPAAMGIHISTAVSLMTDIPLVVIRKRQYGLEGEVSLQQVTGYSESEMYVNDVYEGDKVLVLDDVLSTGGTLVGITGALEEIGADIVDIVAVIKKVGGENKVADSDLDVKTLINVDVEDMEVVVIDENGDG
- a CDS encoding 30S ribosomal protein S27e; its protein translation is MAGNFYSVRCPDCENEQVVFGKAASEIACAVCGHTLVRPTGGKAAIEGDVIEAVEQR
- a CDS encoding Na(+)/H(+) antiporter subunit D, which produces MLDAVVPGVVVFAVALIVPWLGRRTGHALGALATAAVTGWAWLVPAGTYYQVPFLGFEAVLLHVDSFSRLMGLIFGFIGTVAVLYSWASDAETRQTAFALSYVATSLGAVFAGDWLTLLFFWELMAITSTLLVWDYGGRAVRAGFRYALLHGLGGSLFMAAIVWHFVETGTFLFAAVPGGPETAGITAGLPAALAALGIGVNVGFVGLHAWLPDTYPRPHVAASVFLCVYTTKTGVYGMYRAFPEGELAIAYMGGVMAVFGAGMALLQNDMRRLLSYHIQSQVGYMVAGVGIGTALAQAGAFAHVFNHILYKGLLFMTAGVVIYRTGRENLKKLGGLGKEMPLTAVAFTVAALSIAGFPLFNGFVSKGMIISGSHYDFPAGPLAFGDFHTLEWLLLLGGIGTFLSFIKFGYYAFLHGEYDGPVADANLGQSAAMVVVAALCVFFGVFDGALFALLPFDVTDGDVVSHVYQTYTVDHIVEGVALAVAGVVGFIVLKKPLEKVGGAVPDIDALYNPGTFYGIRALVVGVTETYAAVDRLVVRTAETAMWTARNPDVFVHRAARTLPAGAVSDNWRGQEPPARIYLRAGIGIGILVLAGLVTLGLVVVALL
- a CDS encoding 50S ribosomal protein L44e codes for the protein MEMPRRFNTYCPNCNEHHEHEVEKVRQGRATGMTKVNGRQRERQSGIGNSGKFSKVPGGDKPTKKTNLTYRCAECGNAHLREGWRAGRLEFQE
- a CDS encoding GtrA family protein produces the protein MTDADSRFGRHVASLLSGARFGKFVSVGVIGAISDNTVLAILGLGFAVPEMWAKAAGIETAILVMFAVNERWTFATEGTSGTRALLGRLVRSHLVRSGGVAVQLSIYWVLTQHLAVTLYVFGTDLWFLAASPIAIAVAMVVNYVFESLFTWQVHRDGEVAEHGKK
- a CDS encoding DUF2298 domain-containing protein, giving the protein MEFGSVVVWLVAYLGLLAIGMSITGAVLSRLDDRGAGVAIPAAIAIVWIVTYVLGRVSIDTGLLAGIAVLGGLAIVARLRGSEIDRSIYLETAAVFTVAFLFMVAVRAVDPAVHPGGGEKFLDFGLLQSLLRANTLPPEDMWFAGESVQYYYGGHLVASLLARLTNTSARFAYNLAHAGFYAMVVTAAYGLGKSIAAHRGYPARLAGGASALFVGFASNLLVPAKLILLVLPGAISEAVAGILGFELRGVAISLSEFNYWTASRIIPGTINEFPLFGWLNGDMHAHMMSTPFLLLGATILYGYYRTPAESRGRRLGLLGALGPLAAMLAVVNTWSFPSIGGLTVLTVALAPASPTSLLPTRAKKLTDAGGWVRDELTRHTLAVITGVGVLAIGGVVSLPFWLQAASGQRGIGWLPERSGLGVLVIVHGAFLAVFALYYARYARPQLRRPLRAVGLVGMIVILSVVVDAAAVALFVPLLIVGWLLRRLGEYDELPTPGFETVLILGGIGLALLVEFVYVKEQAGPGRMNTVFKTYMQIWVLLATAMGVALVGLFADRRPSLGFDGPRWRRGFSVLAAILLVSTSIYGGLAMANHFRADGGYAQTDDPTLDALAFAETYHPNEYDAIQWIDENVEGQPNMVTKPGTNIYQWVNAPSSLTGVPTLAGWVHEVGYRGTDAYWDRVGDVETIFTGPPARQRSLLAAYDVELIYVGPLEREAYSDTTIQELDAVTVEERFGDVTLYRVDQAALDGSPS
- a CDS encoding translation initiation factor IF-2 subunit alpha, which gives rise to MKFSGWPDPGELVVGRVDEIEDFGVFVDLQEYDDKRGLAHISEVASGWIKNVRDHVNEGQTVVAKVLDVDRDAQQIDLSIKDVNDHQRKEKIQEWKNEQKADNWMTIAFGEDIEDDTYGAIAEELLSGFGSMYDGFEQAAIHGTEALEDTDLDEEDIEAIVQTARENVSVPYVKVTGYVDLTCPDKDGVDGVKEALQAAEGDGDVSEEIDLDVTYVGAPEYRIEVQAPDYKTAETALEDSAQRAADTIADYGGTGHFHRERNTDEE
- a CDS encoding glycosyltransferase, with protein sequence MSRSVGLVVPAYRPDVPALESYVAAIRSEVDLATVRIEIDDPREETIEQLDALDVSVNAVPYRRGKGAAITTGFEALETDVFAFADADGSTPAESLAAVIEPVAADQVDLAAGSRRHPEATIQSHQTFARRFLGDGFAWFARRMLDAELHDYQCGAKALSASAWADVRGHLFEPGFAWDVELVAIAGALDLRIAEVPITWEDKPGSTVSPVRTSLDLAGAVFAARHRAKRLRDSRLHQMIASQRSDATALIDRESQ